The Anastrepha ludens isolate Willacy chromosome 2, idAnaLude1.1, whole genome shotgun sequence genome contains a region encoding:
- the LOC128855993 gene encoding 5-hydroxytryptamine receptor-like: MDYSQLDANINGNINTGNINTNDFLAIFSSTSPTDVAAPTAATAPGGWPGGGGSGNGVAHKQHTAYSAPPTSNSNATSLFTNSSISSSAPPLVSNTTLLNPPLLTVDASSDGGGGQYGLTNLLESTLQGAITTLSPNNYVNDSYYFLNSNFYNSSTSFSGGNYSNQTLTGMAANLSSGNVTEVQWDGRYPSGYTLPQIVIASVIVTVLMIIIVVGNMLVIIAIATEKSLKNIQNWFIASLAVADFFLGLIIMPFSLANELMGYWIFGSWWCDIHSAMDVLLCTASIMNLCLISLDRYWSITKAVDYLKSRTPARAAIMIAAVWIMSALICIPPLLGWKKKMPEGPLPKCAVSGGGVLPFLVSF, encoded by the coding sequence ATGGATTATAGCCAATTAGACGCGAACATTAATGGCAACATTAACACGGGCAACATCAATACGAATGATTTTCTCGCCATATTCTCATCAACAAGTCCCACCGATGTGGCTGCTCCGACTGCGGCGACGGCGCCGGGCGGTTGGCCGGGAGGCGGTGGCAGCGGCAATGGAGTTGCCCACAAACAGCACACAGCGTATTCCGCCCCGCCCACCAGCAACAGCAACGCCACCAGTTTGTTTACTAACAGCAGCATCAGTAGCAGCGCTCCTCCACTCGTTAGCAATACAACACTCCTCAACCCGCCACTACTAACCGTCGATGCGTCCAGCGACGGCGGTGGCGGCCAGTATGGCCTGACCAATCTGCTCGAGAGCACATTGCAGGGCGCCATCACCACACTTAGTCCGAATAATTATGTCAATGACAgttactattttttgaatagcaACTTTTATAACAGTAGTACGAGTTTTAGTGGCGGCAATTATAGCAATCAAACGTTAACGGGTATGGCGGCGAATCTGTCGTCGGGTAATGTAACAGAAGTGCAATGGGACGGCCGCTATCCGAGTGGTTATACGCTGCCGCAAATTGTGATTGCTTCGGTTATAGTGACTGTATTGATGATAATCATCGTTGTGGGCAATATGCTGGTCATCATTGCCATTGCGACGGAGAAATCGCtgaagaatatacaaaattggtTCATTGCCTCGCTGGCGGTGGCGGACTTCTTTCTCGGTCTCATCATAATGCCCTTCTCGCTGGCGAACGAATTGATGGGCTATTGGATATTCGGTAGTTGGTGGTGTGACATACACTCAGCCATGGATGTGCTGCTATGCACTGCGTCCATTATGAATTTGTGCTTGATATCGTTGGATCGATACTGGAGCATCACGAAGGCGGTGGACTATCTCAAGTCGCGTACGCCGGCGCGTGCAGCAATTATGATTGCCGCTGTGTGGATAATGTCGGCGTTGATTTGCATACCGCCGTTGCTGGGATGGAAGAAGAAAATGCCGGAGGGACCGTTGCCGAAATGTGCGGTAAGTGGTGGTggtgttttgccatttttggtttctttttaa